One segment of Vagococcus martis DNA contains the following:
- a CDS encoding SpaA isopeptide-forming pilin-related protein, which translates to MEKKVTITILLLFILTQFVSPVQGIISMASEENSSFFTVNTEEINKDKASFKIKIDKQVEYDSFDINIPKDSNYNQEELFKEFETDDISFDIKENKLTFKKTKVSQFSLELSNLEQKKNKLTFTSYKGNKKIDKYTHDFELDKEIKSSTVSDTSIDTSSMILSESSSPSFIEESSAMIPEEITIEENMNEVDTSESIDSFSLVPSLETNKIAPRAAISNRAAPTAPNLQRDIKIVPISKTVDAGNDALFKMILKVTGSQVEYKNVKLNIQLPTYDKTNFTQALSELKIAGVTPTYNKNQKRLEYTFATLKSGQTYENVIKVGTTNGEIPNNRDITVKASMVFPKEYSKHDQENSGIVTIKASGEITVEKESTRITDANERLAIATPNGFVQWRVKVVVPKKNTGQLYLKPGSNIVVKDILPSGLTYLGNKLVTGTPKAAQNGQTLTWTFKAPTIAEQKNAKNNLYEQTLVFWTRINNNNNLVGKTLTNNVRTGNAFVGMDFKEPSSTAKSSLKVFANNANSGEISGNVIVPIHIGPLNGSANIGNVDNKNPNPIVKNTGKLRFAHQVAPGYYNKNHNLDELEVIYNIDNNLFLESLKLPESDQWKMGRTVAESQKDIPLPVPVKYDIQLTFFRNGTKLTRTIKAPKEGETYSLTDLGLQSTDRVKEVRYIFNKVIPKGIMTNALFLYDFTIKPNYTGNVKNTFNMVGKSTYNPSLQGNYSNGVQYPFNYRKQFKELYEGKTDLSGDRTARIIASNNNGTPTTRISIELKNHNSGVVQKGGNRVLIKLINMNSSDTTLNSKLESVILLPPNVKLGANPNASYTKQSGVSTDAKGSYTVLNNNYNNSGRQLIKVVWNENYIRPSEQLEAELNVTIGKSAPTDLYFDVYGFSGNNNLKVPTGEANNIRKTIKQDDTDDLNKDGNKSRPRIKSGNRYTLIGEYDLKTEKFVKGPSDTAWKKLTKTTPGGKVDYKLHLDNVSGKDLSSMTLIDVLPSGGDLGITDNISRGSQFTPRLTGPIKLPEAWKGKVNVFYSTSKKPKRDDLIRHTDYAPGTTKLGNPSGAENPNWQTQANVKNWSDIHSFKIELLPGNTWIKGQKIDITFNMTTPTVAQASNKAIFDPKVNKEERAAWNSFAVATDKGQPVEPERVGVYMDEHIGSLTINKVDADNNKVLSGAKFELKKSDGTLTYSLTTNDKGVATLDKIPLGKYELKEVKAPSGYELLDKSVDVMITNSNYKITKTIKNSKQKGSITIKKVDSKDNKILPGAKFEIKKENGTLVDTITTNNQGIAKLGNLDLGKYTIKEVTSPTGYELSKEAIPFEITGNNLVIEKTVKNDRQKGNLVIKKVDSDTNKTLENAEFQIIDSTGKIINTVKTDNTGVVKVDNLDFGTYTIKEIKAPYGYQLLDTPISFEISATQLSIEKTIKNSKKHDGDLIIKKLDGKTGKVLPNAEFEIVSEDGKTKHTIKSNKDGIAELKNLPFGKYAVKEITAPDGYALLQKSLFFEVNDKNTLVELTIKNFEKAPPLPSTGGIGTLIFYAIGGSIMLGGGWMLLTSKRRESK; encoded by the coding sequence ATGGAAAAGAAAGTAACTATAACGATTTTATTGTTATTTATACTAACTCAGTTTGTTTCTCCTGTACAAGGAATTATCTCAATGGCATCTGAAGAGAATTCAAGTTTTTTTACAGTTAATACTGAAGAAATAAATAAAGATAAAGCAAGTTTTAAAATAAAAATCGATAAACAAGTTGAGTATGATTCTTTTGATATAAACATCCCAAAAGATTCAAATTATAACCAAGAAGAGCTTTTTAAAGAATTTGAAACAGATGATATATCATTTGATATAAAAGAAAATAAATTGACTTTTAAAAAAACAAAAGTGTCTCAATTTTCTTTAGAACTATCTAATTTGGAACAAAAAAAAAATAAATTAACTTTTACTTCATATAAGGGTAATAAGAAAATTGATAAATATACGCATGATTTTGAATTAGATAAAGAAATTAAAAGTAGCACTGTATCAGATACGTCCATTGATACTAGCTCGATGATATTAAGTGAGTCTTCATCACCAAGTTTTATAGAAGAGTCATCAGCAATGATTCCTGAAGAAATTACTATAGAAGAAAATATGAATGAAGTCGATACATCTGAGAGTATAGATTCCTTTAGTCTAGTACCAAGTTTAGAAACTAATAAAATAGCACCAAGAGCTGCTATTTCAAATCGTGCCGCACCGACAGCCCCAAATTTGCAAAGAGATATTAAAATAGTACCAATATCGAAAACTGTAGATGCAGGTAATGATGCTCTTTTTAAAATGATTTTAAAAGTGACTGGTTCACAAGTCGAATATAAGAATGTGAAGTTAAACATACAGTTACCAACTTATGATAAAACAAATTTTACACAAGCATTATCAGAGTTGAAAATTGCCGGGGTAACACCAACATATAATAAAAACCAAAAGAGATTAGAATATACATTTGCCACATTAAAGTCTGGTCAAACGTATGAAAATGTAATTAAAGTTGGAACAACAAATGGCGAAATTCCAAATAATAGAGACATTACAGTAAAAGCTTCTATGGTATTTCCTAAAGAGTATAGCAAACATGATCAAGAAAATTCAGGGATAGTAACCATTAAAGCAAGTGGGGAAATAACTGTTGAAAAAGAATCTACTAGAATAACTGATGCAAATGAACGACTTGCAATTGCTACACCAAATGGATTTGTACAATGGCGTGTAAAAGTAGTTGTTCCTAAAAAAAATACAGGTCAATTATATTTAAAACCTGGTAGTAACATAGTAGTAAAAGATATTTTACCTAGTGGACTGACATACTTGGGCAATAAGTTAGTTACTGGAACACCAAAAGCGGCTCAAAACGGACAAACTTTGACTTGGACGTTTAAAGCACCAACTATAGCCGAACAAAAAAATGCGAAGAATAATTTATACGAACAAACATTAGTTTTCTGGACCAGAATTAATAACAATAATAATTTAGTTGGAAAAACACTTACTAATAATGTTAGAACAGGAAATGCATTTGTAGGTATGGATTTTAAAGAACCTAGTTCAACTGCAAAATCTAGTTTAAAAGTATTCGCGAACAATGCAAATAGTGGGGAAATTTCTGGGAATGTGATTGTTCCTATCCATATTGGACCACTTAATGGAAGTGCGAATATAGGGAATGTTGACAATAAAAACCCTAATCCAATAGTGAAAAACACTGGCAAACTGCGTTTTGCGCACCAAGTTGCACCTGGATATTATAACAAAAATCATAATTTAGATGAGTTGGAAGTCATCTATAATATTGATAATAATTTGTTTTTAGAAAGTCTAAAGCTTCCAGAGAGTGACCAATGGAAAATGGGAAGAACTGTGGCAGAGTCACAAAAAGATATTCCTTTACCTGTACCTGTAAAGTATGATATCCAGTTAACGTTTTTTAGAAACGGTACTAAACTAACTAGGACAATCAAGGCACCGAAAGAAGGAGAAACATATAGTTTAACTGATTTAGGATTACAGTCTACTGATCGGGTGAAGGAAGTTAGGTATATCTTTAATAAAGTAATACCTAAGGGAATAATGACGAATGCATTATTTTTATATGATTTTACTATTAAGCCAAACTATACAGGAAATGTAAAAAATACTTTCAATATGGTTGGTAAATCAACTTATAATCCAAGTTTACAAGGTAATTATAGTAACGGAGTACAGTATCCATTTAATTATCGTAAGCAATTTAAAGAACTATATGAAGGAAAAACAGATTTGTCAGGTGATAGGACCGCACGTATAATCGCTTCAAATAATAACGGGACACCAACAACGAGGATTTCTATAGAATTAAAAAATCATAATAGTGGAGTTGTACAAAAAGGTGGGAATAGAGTTTTAATAAAATTAATTAATATGAATAGTTCTGATACTACTTTAAATAGTAAATTAGAATCGGTTATTCTATTGCCACCAAATGTTAAGTTGGGAGCTAATCCAAACGCTTCATATACAAAACAATCGGGTGTTTCTACTGATGCTAAAGGCAGTTACACTGTTTTAAATAACAATTATAACAATAGTGGAAGACAACTTATCAAAGTAGTTTGGAATGAAAATTATATTCGACCGTCAGAACAATTAGAAGCTGAATTGAATGTGACAATTGGAAAATCAGCACCCACAGATTTGTATTTTGATGTTTATGGCTTTTCAGGTAATAATAATCTGAAAGTGCCAACGGGCGAAGCAAATAACATAAGAAAAACAATTAAACAAGATGATACTGATGATTTAAATAAAGATGGTAATAAGTCACGGCCGCGTATTAAATCTGGAAATAGATATACGTTAATAGGTGAATATGACTTAAAAACAGAAAAATTTGTAAAAGGACCTAGTGATACAGCATGGAAGAAATTAACTAAAACAACCCCTGGTGGAAAAGTTGACTATAAGTTACACCTTGATAATGTTTCAGGGAAAGATTTATCAAGTATGACACTGATTGATGTTTTACCATCTGGTGGAGATTTAGGGATAACAGATAACATTTCTAGAGGTAGTCAATTTACTCCTAGACTAACAGGACCTATAAAACTACCTGAAGCTTGGAAAGGGAAAGTGAATGTATTTTATAGTACTTCAAAAAAACCTAAACGAGATGATTTAATTAGACATACAGATTACGCTCCAGGAACTACTAAATTAGGGAATCCATCAGGAGCAGAAAATCCAAATTGGCAAACACAAGCAAATGTTAAAAATTGGTCTGATATTCACTCATTTAAAATAGAACTATTACCAGGTAACACTTGGATTAAAGGCCAAAAGATTGATATAACTTTTAACATGACAACTCCAACAGTAGCACAGGCATCAAACAAAGCAATTTTTGATCCTAAAGTAAATAAGGAAGAAAGAGCAGCTTGGAATTCATTCGCAGTTGCCACAGATAAGGGGCAACCTGTGGAACCAGAGCGTGTTGGTGTGTATATGGATGAACATATAGGAAGTTTAACCATCAATAAGGTTGATGCAGACAACAATAAAGTTTTATCAGGAGCCAAATTTGAATTAAAGAAATCGGATGGAACACTTACTTACTCGCTAACAACAAATGATAAGGGAGTTGCCACTTTAGATAAAATACCTTTAGGTAAATATGAATTAAAAGAAGTAAAAGCACCATCTGGATATGAGTTACTAGATAAATCTGTGGATGTGATGATTACAAATAGTAACTATAAAATAACGAAAACTATAAAAAATAGTAAACAAAAGGGTAGTATAACGATTAAAAAAGTTGATTCAAAGGATAACAAAATATTACCGGGTGCGAAATTTGAAATAAAAAAAGAGAATGGCACATTAGTTGATACCATTACAACTAATAATCAAGGGATAGCTAAATTAGGAAACTTAGATTTAGGTAAATATACCATTAAAGAAGTTACTTCTCCTACTGGTTATGAATTATCTAAAGAAGCTATACCATTTGAAATAACTGGAAATAATTTAGTTATTGAAAAAACAGTTAAAAATGATCGTCAAAAAGGGAATTTGGTAATCAAAAAAGTTGATTCTGATACTAATAAAACGTTAGAAAATGCTGAGTTTCAAATAATTGATTCAACTGGAAAAATTATTAATACAGTTAAAACTGATAATACTGGCGTTGTAAAAGTTGATAATCTTGATTTTGGCACATACACCATTAAAGAAATAAAAGCTCCTTATGGTTATCAGTTGTTGGATACTCCAATTAGTTTTGAGATAAGTGCAACGCAACTTTCTATAGAGAAAACGATTAAAAATAGTAAAAAACATGATGGTGATTTAATCATCAAAAAACTAGATGGCAAAACAGGTAAAGTTTTACCTAATGCTGAATTTGAGATAGTGAGTGAAGATGGTAAAACAAAACATACGATAAAATCAAATAAGGATGGAATCGCTGAGTTAAAGAATTTACCATTTGGAAAATATGCAGTAAAAGAAATAACGGCACCTGATGGTTATGCGTTATTACAAAAATCATTATTCTTTGAAGTGAATGATAAGAATACTTTAGTAGAATTAACGATTAAAAACTTCGAAAAAGCTCCACCATTACCATCAACTGGAGGTATAGGAACACTAATTTTCTATGCGATAGGTGGCAGTATTATGTTAGGTGGCGGATGGATGCTATTAACATCTAAACGTCGCGAATCTAAATAA
- the asnA gene encoding aspartate--ammonia ligase has product MEEKTIVPKEYQSSLSVYDTQKAIGLTKHWFEEALTGSLKLKRVSAPLFVDASSGLNDNLNGVERPVQFDVPALETPAEVVHSLAKWKRTALKQYDFHIGNGIYTDMNAIRRDEELDNLHSIYVDQWDWERVISREQRNLDYLKQTVQQIVNAIIETSSRLHTKYPSLSIELDSNVSFITTQELENLYPDFNDKEREQAYVKEHPTTFIMQIGDKLLSGKPHDGRSPDYDDWQLNGDLLFWHEPLQTAVEISSMGIRVDETSLKEQLEKANATDRLKYPYHQQVLANELPLTIGGGIGQSRLCMLLLEKVHIGEVQVSLWDEETLDACRGKINLL; this is encoded by the coding sequence ATGGAAGAAAAAACGATTGTACCAAAAGAGTACCAGTCTTCACTGTCTGTTTATGACACACAAAAAGCGATTGGATTAACCAAACATTGGTTTGAAGAAGCTTTAACAGGAAGTTTAAAACTAAAAAGAGTATCTGCTCCATTATTTGTAGATGCATCATCTGGGTTAAATGATAATTTAAATGGAGTTGAACGTCCTGTTCAGTTTGATGTTCCTGCTCTAGAAACACCTGCTGAAGTTGTTCATTCATTAGCCAAATGGAAGCGTACAGCGTTAAAACAATATGATTTTCATATAGGAAATGGTATTTATACTGATATGAATGCCATCCGCCGTGATGAAGAATTAGATAACCTACATTCTATCTATGTGGATCAATGGGATTGGGAACGGGTTATTTCAAGAGAACAACGTAATCTAGATTACTTAAAACAAACCGTTCAACAAATTGTCAATGCAATCATCGAGACTTCTAGTCGCTTGCATACTAAATACCCTTCTCTATCTATCGAACTTGATAGCAATGTCTCATTTATCACGACACAAGAGTTAGAGAACTTATATCCTGATTTCAATGATAAAGAACGTGAACAAGCTTATGTAAAAGAGCACCCAACAACATTCATTATGCAAATTGGAGATAAATTATTAAGTGGAAAACCTCATGATGGCAGATCACCTGACTATGATGACTGGCAATTAAATGGGGACTTGTTATTTTGGCATGAGCCACTACAAACAGCTGTGGAAATATCTAGTATGGGGATTCGTGTGGATGAAACATCGTTAAAAGAACAGCTAGAAAAAGCCAACGCCACTGACCGATTGAAATATCCCTATCATCAACAAGTTTTAGCAAATGAGTTACCTTTAACAATCGGTGGTGGGATTGGTCAAAGTCGTTTATGTATGTTACTACTTGAAAAAGTACATATCGGTGAAGTACAAGTCTCTTTATGGGATGAAGAAACACTTGATGCATGTCGTGGAAAAATAAACTTACTATAA
- a CDS encoding LURP-one-related/scramblase family protein, whose protein sequence is METYYINEHVLSANVRTVIKNAQDKPMYILVGRWGVKGDVLSVYNMNGEVLATVKQMTYAFPSHFDLYDRHEKIGSLGRLISFNRDIYLVKQLNWLVLANVNKQSYRIYSLKERLMLMEKHTVYQGDYYKLSIKNETLAPVCICIGAVMDYWAKNNEKNWQKVNSFLSPKASYQSIELMREKIKSTSR, encoded by the coding sequence ATGGAAACATATTACATCAATGAACATGTGCTGTCAGCCAATGTTCGGACAGTGATAAAAAATGCTCAAGATAAACCAATGTATATTTTAGTAGGTCGTTGGGGTGTAAAAGGTGATGTGTTATCTGTATATAATATGAACGGGGAAGTATTAGCAACAGTGAAACAAATGACTTATGCTTTTCCTTCACACTTTGATTTGTATGATAGACATGAAAAAATTGGATCATTAGGACGGTTGATCTCGTTTAATCGTGATATTTATTTAGTGAAACAATTAAACTGGCTCGTTTTGGCTAACGTAAATAAACAGTCGTATCGTATCTACTCTCTTAAAGAGCGATTGATGCTCATGGAAAAGCATACCGTTTATCAAGGTGATTACTATAAGTTATCAATTAAAAATGAAACATTAGCACCAGTCTGTATCTGTATAGGAGCAGTGATGGACTATTGGGCAAAGAATAATGAAAAGAATTGGCAAAAGGTGAATTCTTTTTTAAGTCCCAAAGCTTCCTATCAGTCAATAGAATTAATGAGAGAAAAAATAAAGAGTACTTCAAGATAA
- a CDS encoding Cof-type HAD-IIB family hydrolase gives MIKLIASDMDGTLLSSHLDISELNKQAIKTAAENGVEFMVATGRGYSEARPVLNEAGIHCGMITGNGAQIFDEFDNVLHTVSIDKEIVKQSMDILEEDNLYYELMTTEGVYSNNEAQRIEKFAILLSENIPHLTFKMAVAMASTQLKMLPVKYTKDYHILVDDPAVEILKVIAFHEEGTKAFESSLEKLHQLKDIHVTSSGANNLEINHANATKGHAVKFIAEKRGISLDEVFTIGDNFNDLPMLEVAGVSFAMGNAEDKVKEVAKYQTDTNVDDGVGKAILRAIEENL, from the coding sequence ATGATTAAATTGATAGCATCTGATATGGATGGCACGCTTTTATCATCCCATCTAGATATTTCTGAGTTAAATAAACAAGCGATTAAAACGGCAGCCGAAAACGGTGTCGAGTTTATGGTAGCAACAGGACGAGGCTATTCTGAGGCACGTCCAGTATTAAATGAAGCCGGTATTCACTGTGGCATGATTACAGGAAACGGGGCGCAGATATTTGATGAATTTGATAATGTTCTGCACACAGTTAGCATAGATAAAGAGATTGTCAAACAATCAATGGATATTTTAGAAGAAGATAATTTGTATTATGAATTAATGACCACAGAAGGTGTTTATTCAAATAATGAGGCACAACGAATTGAAAAATTCGCCATTTTATTATCTGAAAATATTCCTCATCTAACTTTTAAGATGGCTGTTGCTATGGCATCAACACAATTAAAAATGTTACCAGTTAAATACACTAAAGATTACCACATTTTAGTTGATGATCCAGCAGTTGAAATTTTAAAGGTCATTGCGTTTCATGAAGAAGGAACTAAGGCCTTTGAGTCAAGCTTAGAAAAATTACATCAATTAAAAGATATCCATGTAACGTCTTCAGGTGCCAATAATTTAGAGATTAACCATGCTAATGCAACAAAAGGTCATGCCGTGAAATTTATTGCTGAAAAACGTGGTATTTCACTGGATGAGGTCTTTACAATTGGTGATAACTTTAATGATTTACCAATGTTAGAAGTTGCTGGCGTGAGTTTCGCCATGGGGAATGCTGAAGATAAAGTAAAAGAAGTGGCTAAATATCAAACAGATACAAATGTTGACGATGGTGTAGGAAAAGCTATTCTACGTGCGATTGAAGAAAATCTTTAA
- a CDS encoding uracil-DNA glycosylase: MLKNFITTDWKDILQEEFNQDYVKNLESFLEDEYNNKTIFPKKEEIFSALNHTSFNDTKVVILGQDPYHGDNQAHGLSFSVLPGTKLPPSLVNIFKELADDCQINMPNTGDLTPWAKQGVLLLNTVLTVEKSNAHSHKNKGWENFTNDIIKSLNNKKNPIIFVLWGKPAQQKRKLIDQEKHIIIEAPHPSPLSAYRGFFGSKPFSNINLSLEKTGQTPIDWSLS, translated from the coding sequence ATGTTAAAAAATTTCATTACAACAGATTGGAAAGATATTTTACAAGAGGAATTTAATCAAGATTATGTAAAAAATTTAGAAAGCTTTTTAGAAGATGAATACAACAATAAAACAATTTTCCCCAAAAAAGAAGAAATATTCAGTGCGTTAAACCACACATCTTTTAACGACACAAAAGTCGTTATTTTAGGACAAGACCCTTATCATGGCGACAATCAAGCTCACGGACTAAGCTTTTCTGTTTTACCTGGCACCAAACTTCCACCGTCATTAGTTAACATTTTTAAAGAGCTTGCTGATGATTGTCAAATAAACATGCCAAATACAGGTGATTTAACTCCTTGGGCAAAACAAGGGGTTTTACTACTAAATACTGTCCTAACTGTCGAAAAATCAAACGCTCATTCACATAAAAACAAAGGATGGGAAAACTTCACAAACGATATAATTAAATCACTAAACAATAAAAAAAATCCTATCATTTTTGTTTTATGGGGAAAACCAGCTCAACAAAAAAGGAAGCTTATTGATCAAGAGAAACATATTATTATTGAAGCACCTCATCCCAGTCCTCTATCAGCTTATCGTGGTTTTTTTGGTTCGAAACCATTTTCTAATATAAATTTATCACTTGAAAAAACAGGACAAACACCAATTGATTGGTCGTTATCTTAA
- the pta gene encoding phosphate acetyltransferase has protein sequence MELFDQLKHKIINKNIRMVFPEPTDERVLGAAVRLKSDNLIEPVLIGNPDAIKELAASRGLSVDNLEIIDPETYEKFDEMVAAFIERRKGKATDDQARTILKDENYFGTMLVYMDLADGLVSGAIHSTGDTIRPALQIVKTKPGVSRTSGAFLMLGNRDSEKYIFSDCAININPDAQALAEIAVESAKTAQLFDIDPKVALLSFSTKGSAKSEEVTKVAEATRIAKELAPEMAIDGELQFDASYVPSVAKQKAPESDVAGQANVFIFPEIQSGNIGYKIAQRLGGFQAIGPILQGLNKPISDLSRGCNEEDVYKLSIITAGQAIMSK, from the coding sequence GTGGAATTATTTGACCAACTTAAACATAAAATTATTAACAAAAATATACGCATGGTATTCCCTGAACCGACAGATGAACGCGTTTTAGGTGCGGCTGTCCGTTTAAAATCAGACAACTTAATTGAACCAGTTTTAATTGGAAACCCAGATGCTATTAAAGAGTTAGCTGCTTCACGTGGACTAAGCGTTGATAACTTAGAAATTATTGATCCAGAAACCTACGAGAAATTTGACGAAATGGTTGCCGCTTTCATTGAACGTCGTAAAGGAAAAGCAACTGATGACCAAGCTCGTACTATTTTAAAAGATGAAAACTACTTTGGTACTATGTTAGTTTATATGGATTTAGCTGATGGACTTGTAAGTGGCGCTATCCACTCAACAGGTGATACAATTCGTCCTGCATTACAGATTGTTAAAACAAAACCTGGTGTAAGTCGTACAAGTGGGGCATTCTTAATGTTAGGTAACCGTGATTCAGAAAAATATATTTTCTCTGATTGTGCTATTAATATTAATCCTGATGCTCAAGCATTAGCAGAAATCGCTGTTGAAAGTGCTAAAACTGCTCAATTATTTGATATTGATCCTAAAGTTGCTTTATTAAGCTTCTCAACAAAAGGATCTGCTAAATCGGAAGAAGTAACAAAAGTTGCCGAAGCGACACGTATCGCAAAAGAACTAGCTCCAGAAATGGCGATTGATGGTGAGTTACAGTTCGATGCATCATACGTTCCTTCTGTTGCAAAACAAAAAGCACCTGAGTCAGATGTTGCTGGTCAAGCAAACGTCTTTATCTTCCCTGAAATCCAATCAGGAAACATTGGCTACAAAATTGCTCAACGTTTAGGTGGGTTCCAAGCCATTGGACCTATCTTACAAGGTTTAAATAAACCTATCTCTGACTTGTCTCGTGGATGTAATGAAGAAGATGTTTACAAATTATCTATCATTACTGCTGGACAAGCAATCATGAGTAAATAA
- the tsaE gene encoding tRNA (adenosine(37)-N6)-threonylcarbamoyltransferase complex ATPase subunit type 1 TsaE, with the protein MTVYLNNDDQTQRFGEQLASLAKPGDIFILTGELGAGKTTFSKGFAKGLGIKQMIKSPTYTLIREYDTGRLPLYHMDVYRMEGDADDLGLEEYFDGDGVCLIEWGDIIKDSLDNDFIEIFLHKTPEDTRFITVEHRGAKERFNQITDMMAAYD; encoded by the coding sequence ATGACCGTTTATTTAAACAACGATGACCAAACACAGCGATTTGGTGAGCAACTTGCCTCTCTAGCTAAACCAGGAGATATATTCATCTTAACTGGTGAATTAGGAGCTGGTAAAACAACTTTTTCTAAAGGATTTGCTAAAGGACTTGGCATTAAACAAATGATTAAAAGCCCAACCTATACTTTAATTCGTGAGTATGATACAGGGCGTCTTCCTCTCTATCACATGGATGTTTATCGGATGGAAGGGGATGCTGATGATCTTGGTCTAGAAGAATATTTTGATGGGGATGGCGTTTGCTTAATCGAGTGGGGAGACATTATTAAAGATTCTCTGGATAATGACTTTATTGAAATTTTTCTACATAAAACACCTGAAGACACACGATTTATTACCGTGGAACATCGTGGTGCTAAAGAGAGATTCAATCAAATAACTGACATGATGGCTGCCTATGACTGA
- a CDS encoding GNAT family N-acetyltransferase has translation MTEIDITLRQAIPSDAANLIQAIRFLNTETPYLVVSPHALNMSVDAMEHEIDYIFNQPNQFILLAFNHKDIIGIATIVSEEEKCFKHVGELGITIKKEFWGLGLGTAMIQEMIELCLENQIIKRIEINVQTRNTRAMSVYEQVGFVLEGIKRQAFLSENNELIDVAMMSYLLP, from the coding sequence ATGACTGAGATAGATATTACATTAAGACAAGCTATCCCAAGTGATGCCGCCAATTTAATACAAGCGATTCGTTTTCTTAATACGGAGACCCCGTATTTGGTTGTGAGCCCACATGCATTAAATATGTCAGTTGATGCAATGGAACATGAGATAGATTATATTTTTAATCAGCCAAATCAATTTATTTTACTCGCTTTTAATCATAAAGACATTATTGGTATAGCAACGATTGTCAGCGAAGAAGAAAAGTGTTTTAAACACGTAGGAGAACTTGGTATTACCATCAAAAAAGAATTTTGGGGTCTAGGTTTAGGAACTGCGATGATTCAAGAAATGATCGAATTATGTCTTGAGAATCAAATAATAAAACGAATTGAAATAAACGTTCAAACTAGAAATACTCGAGCCATGAGTGTCTATGAACAAGTTGGATTTGTTTTAGAAGGAATCAAACGCCAGGCTTTTTTATCTGAAAATAATGAATTAATTGATGTTGCGATGATGAGTTACTTATTACCATAA
- a CDS encoding flagellar basal body-associated FliL family protein yields the protein MGKWKKIIVLGFVMVGLASFSGVVHAADDKLLYDLTYDKDRNVLTGKTTPNANIFLTNLAGSIVANDKGEFEVPIPKGTKEAMVGMLDAEGDKSTDVRYNFEDGKVIETEETKASEKDATNDSKEKTDNSQKNSSEENKVNEQSSAQSEDTSNDGEENTSSDDVNKTDSSKAKATETKKSTPIWVWIVSVVAVIAASGAGYYFWTNKQKAKKGKGKQKDNTAKSKGKTNGKRKSSGSSSKERSKGKTSAKSGSKKQKDQTKRKKKKSSKK from the coding sequence TTGGGTAAATGGAAAAAAATTATCGTTTTAGGCTTTGTCATGGTTGGATTAGCTAGCTTTTCTGGTGTAGTCCATGCAGCGGATGATAAATTACTATACGATTTGACTTACGATAAGGATAGGAATGTTTTAACTGGAAAGACCACACCAAATGCTAATATCTTTTTAACAAATTTGGCAGGCTCAATTGTTGCCAACGATAAAGGTGAGTTTGAGGTACCAATACCTAAAGGAACAAAAGAAGCTATGGTAGGTATGTTAGATGCAGAAGGTGATAAGTCAACAGATGTTCGTTATAATTTTGAAGATGGTAAAGTCATTGAAACAGAAGAAACGAAAGCGTCGGAAAAAGATGCCACAAACGATTCAAAAGAAAAAACAGATAATAGTCAAAAAAATTCTAGTGAAGAAAATAAAGTTAATGAACAATCAAGTGCTCAAAGTGAAGACACGTCAAATGATGGTGAAGAAAATACCTCAAGTGATGATGTTAATAAAACAGATTCATCGAAAGCAAAAGCGACTGAAACGAAAAAATCAACACCAATTTGGGTATGGATTGTTTCTGTCGTAGCAGTTATCGCTGCTAGTGGAGCTGGATATTATTTCTGGACAAATAAACAAAAAGCTAAAAAAGGCAAAGGTAAACAAAAAGATAATACAGCGAAGTCTAAAGGAAAAACAAACGGAAAAAGAAAATCAAGTGGAAGTAGTTCAAAAGAACGTTCTAAAGGAAAGACTTCTGCAAAATCAGGAAGTAAGAAACAAAAAGATCAAACAAAACGTAAGAAAAAGAAATCATCTAAAAAATAA